GTAAATCATTGCAAAATGATTGCTTTATCCTAGCAACATAATCGCTACATCACTGCCTACTTGCATACCTTGAGTGGCATAAATTTCTTTTACTACGCCATCAATGGGAGAAAGCACTTCATTTTCCATTTTCATAGCTTCCACAATCGCTAGTGTATCGCCTTGTCTAACTTTATCACCTACTTGCACTTTAATCTTTGTGAGTGTGCCGGGCATTGGAGATTTAGCGTGTCCCGGTGCAGTTGCTTGAGGCAAAGCTCCAACTTTTTGCTCTTTGATAATCTTGCCTTCCAAAGAGGTGCAAACACTCTCCACAAATACCTCTTTAAGCTCTCCATCAACGCGTATAAAAAATGGACGCACCTCATCAGTTTTTTCCCCACTGCCCTCAATTTTAATAGCATAATGCTCCCCATTGACAACAATCTCAAATTCTTTAGGCAGTTTATCATCACATCTTTCTTCATAAGATTCTAAAGGTTCAGGGTTAAGTGCATTTGCATTGCGTTCTTGCAAAAATGTTTGCGCAATAGCCCCAAACATTGCATAAGATATAACATCTTGCGCACTTTTAGCAAATTCTGCGCTTTCTTCTTGTGCTCTTTTAAGTTCAGGAGAAAGTAAATCTGCAGGACGCACCTGAACAATCTCCTCACCCTCGCTTAAAACTTTTTTGACCAATATTTCACTTAAGGGTGCGGGTGTGCGTCCATATAAGCCTTTAACAACATTGCGCGTTTCAGTCGTGATTGTCTTGTATCGTTCTCCCATAAGCACATTAAGCACAGCTTGAGTACCGACAATCTGACTTGATGGTGTAACTAAAGGCACATAGCCAAAATCTGCCCTTACATTTGGAATTTCATTCATCACTTCGTCCATTCTATCAAGAGCATTTTGCTCTTTGAGCTGATTTGCCATATTTGAAATCATACCACCGGGAATCTGATTGACAAGCACACGCGTATCAATTTGATTATATTGAGATTCAAACTTTTTATATTTGCGGCGGTTTTTACGCAAGATTTCTGCAGCCGCCTCCATAGGTGCAATATCAAGCCCACTATCCCACTCTGTGCCTTTAAGTGTGGCAACCATAGATTGTGTGCAAGGGTGGCTCGTGCCTTCACTCAAAGCCGAATTTGCTAAATCCAACACATCAACCCCCGCTTCAACTGCCTTTAAATGCGCGCCAAATGCAAAACCAGCAGTTGAATGCGTATGCAAACATAAATATACACCTAGTTCTTCTTTAAGTGCTTTTACCAAGTCATACGCTGCAAAGGGTGTAAGCAAGCCTGCCATATCTTTAATAGCAATAGAATCACAACCCATTGCAACAAGCTCTTTTGCATATTCTACAAAACTTGTAATCGTATGCACCGGTGAAGTTGTATAGCAAATCGCTCCTTGTGCGTGTTTGCCATATTTTTTGACACTTTCAATAGAAGTTTTAAGATTACGCGCATCATTAAAAGCATCAAAGATTCTAAAAATATCCATACCTGCTTCGCTTGAAAGCCTCACAAATTCCTCAACTACATCATCAGCATAATGCCGATAACCTATAAGATTCTGTCCTCGTAAAAGCATTTGCAATGGTGTTTTAACAAAAACTTTTTTAAATTCATTCAATCGCTCAAACGGGTCTTCTTTGAGATAGCGCAAACAAGTATCATAAGTCGCTCCACCCCATACTTCCACGCTATGAAAGCCAATAGAATCAAAAATCTTTGCTGCCTCAAGCAAGTCTTGTGTGCGCATACGAGTAGCCAAAAGCGACTGATGTCCATCTCGCAAACTATTTTCTGTGATTTTTATCATAATCTCACCTTCTCATTGGATTGTTCATTATTATAGATTTTATCGCATTTAGCATTATAAATGCTAAAAATATACTAAGAGGATACCTCATAAGTCAATATTGTAGCATTTTGTGTGTGAGAGCACTCACATAAATGTAAATTTTCAATTTCTAATCTCACTAATTCATCAAGATGAGAAATTCCATTTTGTGCCACTGCACGCGCATAAATGCCACGATAAAACTTCGCATAATGGCTTACCTTCTTGCTATCTTTTAAAAATACAATTTGAGCATAATGTTTTGCACATTTACATTCATAAACCTTCATATATGCTTCTGCGCGTAAATCAAGCACTTCTTGCCCACTTAAAACCTCATCAATCACAGGTTTTAAGTGCTTATAGAGATTTTTGAGTGCAAATGCACCTTTACCCTTGCCTTGATGTAAATTATAATAAGGAATCCTCTCATCTGCTCTCACTGCGCCAAAAAGATTGCTAAAAATATAAAGATTCTGATACAAATACACTTGTGCCTGATGAGGCAAACTTTCAAAATCAAGTGCCTTATAACCCACGCCGTTATAAAGCCTAATAGATTCTATACACGGCACATTGAAGAGATTTTGCGCCAAGCTTAGCTCCTCAATATGAAGTGTTTTGCTACCAAAAAGTGTAGCTATTTCTTGTTCGCTTGCAGTTTGCAAAAAGGCTACATATTCACGCACTGCTTTAGAATCTAGCTTAGATTCTAAGGGCATATAATCTTTATGCTTGAGTATGTTTTGTGGATTATTTTTACCCTCACTTGGGCTAAAGAGAATTTTTATACTCATCTTTTATTCTGCAAACCACATTTTCTATAAACCAAACAAATACGCATAAGGTGAGGCAGGATTGGCAAAAGGTTTCAAATCCTCATATGTAATGCTTACACTTATCTCTCCTTGGACATAAGGAGCAATCTCATAAGTATGCCACACGAAATTTATGCCTTGAGATGTAATAAAAAAGGTTTGCGGTAATGCTTTAAGTGGTAAGCTCCCCTCAAAAAGCCTCTCTTTATACTTTGGGCTATCTAATTTTTGCGTGAGTGTGCGCAAAAGTGCGTTTTTATTCTGCTCATTGAGAGTAAATATATCCTCAATCTTGTTTGAAAGTCTCTCACCATTGTGCAAGGAATAGCTTTCCATTTCATTGCCCCACACTCCGTGTGCTCCGCCTGCATACACATAAGAAAATGTATTAAATGT
This DNA window, taken from Helicobacter sp. MIT 21-1697, encodes the following:
- the oadA gene encoding sodium-extruding oxaloacetate decarboxylase subunit alpha, with translation MIKITENSLRDGHQSLLATRMRTQDLLEAAKIFDSIGFHSVEVWGGATYDTCLRYLKEDPFERLNEFKKVFVKTPLQMLLRGQNLIGYRHYADDVVEEFVRLSSEAGMDIFRIFDAFNDARNLKTSIESVKKYGKHAQGAICYTTSPVHTITSFVEYAKELVAMGCDSIAIKDMAGLLTPFAAYDLVKALKEELGVYLCLHTHSTAGFAFGAHLKAVEAGVDVLDLANSALSEGTSHPCTQSMVATLKGTEWDSGLDIAPMEAAAEILRKNRRKYKKFESQYNQIDTRVLVNQIPGGMISNMANQLKEQNALDRMDEVMNEIPNVRADFGYVPLVTPSSQIVGTQAVLNVLMGERYKTITTETRNVVKGLYGRTPAPLSEILVKKVLSEGEEIVQVRPADLLSPELKRAQEESAEFAKSAQDVISYAMFGAIAQTFLQERNANALNPEPLESYEERCDDKLPKEFEIVVNGEHYAIKIEGSGEKTDEVRPFFIRVDGELKEVFVESVCTSLEGKIIKEQKVGALPQATAPGHAKSPMPGTLTKIKVQVGDKVRQGDTLAIVEAMKMENEVLSPIDGVVKEIYATQGMQVGSDVAIMLLG
- a CDS encoding YaaA family protein, producing MSIKILFSPSEGKNNPQNILKHKDYMPLESKLDSKAVREYVAFLQTASEQEIATLFGSKTLHIEELSLAQNLFNVPCIESIRLYNGVGYKALDFESLPHQAQVYLYQNLYIFSNLFGAVRADERIPYYNLHQGKGKGAFALKNLYKHLKPVIDEVLSGQEVLDLRAEAYMKVYECKCAKHYAQIVFLKDSKKVSHYAKFYRGIYARAVAQNGISHLDELVRLEIENLHLCECSHTQNATILTYEVSS